Genomic DNA from Patescibacteria group bacterium:
ACCGAGGTGGGAGCGTCGCAATGATAAAAGCAGGTTATTATTTTAAAATTTTTACAATCCCCTTATCCGCATCAACTTCCACTCTGCCTCCGTCTTTTAAAATTTTAGTCGCATCTTTAACCTTCACTAAACAAGGTTTTTTTGATTCTCGGGCCAAGGTCGCTACGTGGCAGGTCAAATTCCCTTTTTCAATAATAAAACCCAAAATTTTATTACGCGCAGTCGGTAATAATTTCATATCAGAATCAAGCAAAACCACAATCTCATTTTTTAAAACTTTATTTCTGTCTTTTATGTTTTTTATAATTCTTGCTTTACCCTTGGCTTTACCGGGCGAAGCTAAAACGCCTGATAATTTTTTATTGGAGTCAATTTTTAATTCTTTTTCCAATTCTTTTTTCATATTTTTAAAATTTTTTATTAAAATGGTTTTTATGCCCATTTTTCTGGCATCAGCCAAATTATTTTCTTGGTCGTCTATATAAACTACCTCTTCTGGCTTTACCTTAAATCTCCTTAAAACCAAACTCAAAGTCTCTTCACTCGCTTTGGGCAAATTAAGCTCCCAGGTATTTATAATATTTTTAAATACTTTTTTTAAACCGAATTTTTTGGAAACATCAGCCATCTGGCTGCGGGTATTTTTTGAAAGAAGCAAGGTCGTATAGCCCTTTTTATTAAGTTCTTGATTCAATTTAACTGCTCTCTTATCCAATTTCATTAAATTATAATGCAGGTCTCTTGCCTTTTGCCAAGAAATCGGTAAATTAAAATGCTTAATCGCTTTTTGCCAAGCTTCCTTTTGCGTAATTTTCCTGGTGGCGGCTAAATTAAAATATTTATAATAAAAAATTTTGTGGTAATCCTGCCAGCGGCCGCCGTATTTTTTAGCTAAGACTTTGGCCGTATTAGGATAGCCCTCGTTTAAAACTAAGCCGTAGCAATCAAAAATAATAAGTTTAATCATCTTGTATTTACTTAATAATTTTCACGATCCCCTTATCCGCATCAACTTCAACTCTATCCCCATCCTTCAAGGCGCGGGTGGCGATCTTTGTTCCGACCACGCAAGGAGTTTTTAATTCCCGAGCCACGATGGCGGCGTGGCAGGTTACTCCGCCGTCATCGGTAATTATACCGTTGGCTTTCCTCATGGCCGGCACTAAGGCCGGATAGGTGGTGTGGGCCACCATTATATCTCCCTTCTCCATTTTGCCCATCTCTTCGGGGGTGTTTATTATTTTTACTCTGCCACTGGTCTTGCCGGGCGAAGCGACTGTGCCGGAAATTTCCTTTATTTTTTTTATGGCTTCTTTTTCCAGATTTAAACCAGCCAGAAACTTTTTGGCTTGGTTGGTGTGATAAATTTTTCTGACTTTATTTTTTTGATGAAAAACACAAAACTTAATGCGCTTATTTGAAATATCAACCGGGAAAGA
This window encodes:
- a CDS encoding HAD-IA family hydrolase, which produces MIKLIIFDCYGLVLNEGYPNTAKVLAKKYGGRWQDYHKIFYYKYFNLAATRKITQKEAWQKAIKHFNLPISWQKARDLHYNLMKLDKRAVKLNQELNKKGYTTLLLSKNTRSQMADVSKKFGLKKVFKNIINTWELNLPKASEETLSLVLRRFKVKPEEVVYIDDQENNLADARKMGIKTILIKNFKNMKKELEKELKIDSNKKLSGVLASPGKAKGKARIIKNIKDRNKVLKNEIVVLLDSDMKLLPTARNKILGFIIEKGNLTCHVATLARESKKPCLVKVKDATKILKDGGRVEVDADKGIVKILK